The Gossypium hirsutum isolate 1008001.06 chromosome A13, Gossypium_hirsutum_v2.1, whole genome shotgun sequence nucleotide sequence AAGAGGGGTATTGCAGTAATTTTATAATTCCTCCCGCGGGTTCAGCGCGCGCACTAAAAAATAACAATactgtttttttttcaaacaaagAAAGACCAAAATTGATTTCCTTTATTTAAAAACGACAACAAATTGAGATCCtgctaaaaaagaaatttttttttacgaaAACGTGCAAGGGCAATTCgggaagaaaaaaaaggagagcaAAGGTTTATAGATCGTATAACGACGAATCCGCGATAGAATGCTGCCCAATGCTGTGCGTTTCGTAACGAAATTTACCTTTATCTACGTCTTCCTCACTGTCTCCGCCGTCTCCGCCATCAATGATTCTCAGGTAATAATAATAATCCCAAAGCCCTACCTCTTTATAAAAAATCCGATTAAGTACGATCtccattttttattaacttttataatttatctcccttaaaaaaaataatagttctaacattttctttttaaatttacgCAGGTATGTAGCAGAACCTGCGTAGCTGAAAACTGTGATAGTAAGCTCCATTTTCTTTTACGTCTCCAATGGACTTTAATCGTTAATTTTACGTGataatcaattaatttttaaaaatctggAATGTAGCGGTTGCGATCCGATACGGAAAGTACTGCGGCGTAGGGTGGTCCGGCTGTCCCGGAGAAAAACCGTGCGACGATCTGGACGCTTGTTGCAAGATCCACGACGAATGCGTCGGGAATAAAGGTCGAAAGCATGTTTTACATTTGATATATTCATCGATTCgcttgaaatttgaaattatgataatgaatttatttgtttactattattattattatacaggTTTGATTGACGTAGAATGTCATGAAGATTTTAAGGTTTGCATAACGAAAGTACAAGAATCCGGGAAAGTTGGATTTTCTCGGAAATGTCCAATTAATATGGTGGTGCCTGCGATGATTAAAGGTATAGATATGGCTATTTTACTGAGCCAATTAGGCAATACTAAATATGATGAACTCTGATTTTTTtcccaaattaaaaaattcatttgaatTGGGACTTTTCGTTTATGTGTGGATTTATTATATTTGATgaataattttgttattttctgggcaatttagtattgatttttttaacaatattctGATTATATTTGTTCTTGTTGATACAGTATTTTGAATTAGTTATAGTCTCAcctcaactcataaataaaaagataatgcgcttcagctcgaacccacatcctcctgtATTGATAATAATGTCTATgtcaatcaaattaaaacttaatcgattattgatttttttttaatttttaagaattactATAGTTAGCACTTTCAGACTAACAATCAGATTATATCTAAAGCTAAATTAGTATAGTTATCAAAATaacttatatatgatgagatttaatttataatacatCTCTAATCAATTCATTTGTGATTTATATGATATAAAAGTCGAATCTTAAGATATTAACATCCTATTTATCGGTACTACGAAGTTCCCATTCACAATTTCAAGTACTTTTATTAatcaaaccaaataaataaacgaaGAAAGTTTTAATTTCACAAACAATATTCAATAATACGATCACGTAtcctataattttattatttttatttttcgacaATCTAAAGGATGCCATCTTTTTACCCTTTTATTGTGgaatatatatcaaataattatcctatatgtatgtataaaaaatattttctaaattaaatttttagagaTTAAAATATGCTTCAAATCCTTGCActttttttacatttaaatttaatctctttacttttatttctatgaatttagttaatttactttttaaatttggcaattcaagtctaattgttaacattattaaaattctCCATTAAATTTGTTGGCACaacattttgaaaataaaaatcacttaattgtcatttaacaaaaatatcttgcaataaacttgaatttaatagaaaGCATTTAACGACACTAACAATCgaacttgtatttttaaattagaaataaagAAGAACTAAATTCCTTGAAATAAAAGTAAGGGCTAAATTTCAACAGAGTGAAGAGTAAGGGGACTTGGAACAAATTTTAgccttttttttataatattaaagtaaagaaGTGGGTGGAATGGGAGCAATCAAAGTAATTGGGCCTAAAATGATGGTTTTGGGCTAGATtttttaaacccaaaacccaacagGGAAAACTCTGAAAACCCTAGATTCAGGAATCAATATATTTTGGCCAAGCTTCCGTCTTCCTCTTGTTGCCTCTCTTCTGTGTTGTAGCTTTCTGCTTTGCTCTTTTTTGGGGGTTTCAAAAATGGTTGAGAAGACAAGGGGAAGAAAGGAAGAGGTTGTTACCAGAGAATACACCATCAACCTTCACAAGCGTCTCCATGGCTGGTAATTTGATTTTTTCCTCTTTTTACACAATTTTTCATTACTTGCTTTGTGGATCTCTGTTGTTTCGGTtctaaattagatttttttttctgttttttttcaatatttcgatgatttgttttcatttattttgtatTCATCTTGTTTATAATCATAAACTTTGTTCGCTAAGTATTGGCCTTTCACGTGGATAAGAAATGGTggaatttagggtttagattcATGATATTTTTATCCGTTACCGGCAATAGATTCGTGGTTTAATCTTAAACTAATTATATTGAAATTGATGATGTTCAATGTAACGAGCCGAGCTCAATACTTGGTTCGAGCTTGATCGAGTTTCCTTTTGAAGTTTGAGCTTAATTCGAGACAAAAATCGAATTGCTTAAGGTCACTTAGATTGGATAATTCTTGTGCTCGACTTCGAACTCAATTATTTTCCGCCCAAGTTTTATCTTGAATAGAAAATGATTGTGTAAGATTGGACCTTTTTCGAATCAAATCCCAGCAGGTTGCAAGTATAGTTTGAGTGATTTGTTTTTTAATGAAGTCCTTGGTAATCTTTGTAAACAGCACATTCAAGAAGAAAGCTCCCAAGGCAATAAAAGAGATCAGGAGATTTGCAGAAAAAGCCATGGGAACCAAGGATGTGAGAGTTGATGTTAAACTGAACAAGCACATATGGAGCCGAGGGATCCGAAGTGTCCCCAGACGGATTAGGGTTCGCATTGCTCGGAAGAGAAACGATGATGAAGATGCAAAGGAGGAGCTTTACTCTCTGGTATCGGTTGCCGAAATCCCAGCCGAAGGACTCAAAGGTTTGGGCACTAAGGTcatcgatgatgatgatgagtaaTCTCCGATCTCTAGTTTAAGAAAAGCATTGCATTTTGTTTACTGAAAAGTTTAAACCCAGGTTTTGGCTAGTTTAACGATTTTGTTCATCAACTGTTTTTCCTTTGATACTCGGTTTATCGTTGTTTAGACTTTTAAGCTTGGTGCAATATATGTTTCAATGGCGGAATCAGGTTCTTTTTGCAATTGAGTTTCGCATACATTACGAAGCATTGCTTTATTATATTCATGTCATGAATAAGCCGATTATGCACGAACTGCTGTAGTTTTATCAATGACTTGGACATGATTAATGTTGAGACTACCTGGTTATGGTGCGAACCACCTGTAGTTATATTAGTGACTCAGACATGATTAATAACGGGTCTGAATTGCTCTCGGTTGTTCGATGGCTGTCATTCTGTTATTAATTGTAGGAGATTCTTGTTGTCGAAATATAACCCTAAGCCGGGTCTAAGGCCTTCAATGATGGAAGTGTAGCCATTAACATCAAGGGTCATCTAAATAATGACAAAAACTACATCAAATTCTTAATCCTGATAGACAATCTAGTGTTTTGAAAGCTATTTGCAAGTCCATTGCAATTTCATTGTACAAAGATTGTATTAGaactccatttttattttcatgttaTGTGGACTAAAGGTGTAAGTGTTGGAtacaagtatttttattttaaaaaaatgtatttagaGGACTCTTGTAAGATTTTAACTTCATATATTtggaaatataaaaaagaattgtTGCCTATGGAAGTAAATCAAATATATTGAATCAATTAACTGTTGATATTGTTGTCTATGTAAGAGAATATGGGTTCAAGCATGTTAAATGTTAAAGTGTATTTATTCTTCTATTGAAGGAGATATTATAAGTAatgattttttcaaattttcatctcATTAAATTTATTTCCAGGAATATCTCGAAAAATGCAAAGCAAACAAATTAGATGAATTTTTATAATAAGGTCGCAATAaaattcagaaaatttttttatatatcttcTATTTTTTGGTCGAAAGATACGCTACAAATTAACAAATTTCTCTACTTATACGACTAAAAAAAGGGAAATACCTAAAATATACgaaaatactaaataaattatacaGAATTGTATAATAAGgatattttttaatgaattaggatatcattttttttgttaaaatatactGTCCCTATATcctttatatatttgaaatttaatctattatatttttagaaatttgatttttttactttTCGAACTTAATCATGTAAGTCTTatttttaacattgttaaaattcttGTTAAATTCATGTCTATTAAAACGCTTTTATTGCTTACATTGTTACCAagtatttttctatttcaaatcatCACAGAtcattagaaataaaaataaaggggttaAATTTGAAATGTGTAAAGAGTCCAGGCActtaaagcatattttaacctattatTTTTACTTATGAAATAAAGGCTTTCACCTTATCAGGTCTTAACCCGGCCCAAAATAATCAACGCTATATAAACTtaccaaaaccctaaccctaagcTGTATCATACCTGCTCACCGCCAGAGGCGAATTCGAAGAGCTAAAAAACCCGCAGTTCAGCAACCGGGGAGCACTCATTCGACAAGTCCGCCATGGGTAAATCTCAAAAGCTTTCTCACTTAGCTTTCTCTTTGTTattacttagttttttttttctttttactgtgTGTTTTGACACTGATTATTTTGAATCGCGTTGATTTATTTCAGGTAAGGTTCATGGATCTTTAGCTCGTGCCGGTAAGGTGAGAGGTCAAACACCTAAAGTGGCTAAGCAAGACAAGAAGAAGAAGCCCCGTGGCCGCGCTTACAAGAGGATGCAATACAACCGTCGTTTCGTCACCGCAGGTGATTATTGTTTCTCTCCCTCTTGTCAATTCCTTTGAATTTTTGTTGTTGGGTTTTCCGTCTTCAATTTGGATAAAATGCTACGAATATTATCTTATTGATGGTTCTTTTTACATGGCTAAAAAGAAACCCTGTTTATGTGTTTGTTTATAGTTAATTATTGTTGGGATTTTCACTGAAAAGTAATGGAATTGTTCTATGTGTGTGTatgttcattaattttgattAGTAATTTACGTCTGAAACAAAAACCCTAAACCGACGGGTTTTGACCTGAAAGGattggtttttctttttccttttggaaaTGGGATTTGGGGCGGGGTGGGAGCCAATGCTCTATCATCGGGTTGGGGGTGAGCAAAAATTTGACCTACCTTTCCCGATTCATTTCTTTTGTGCGAAGAGTGGAAAGTGGTGCATTTTTTTGCCGTTCATTGACCAAGTACCTATATTTCCTGACTGATGAGTGATCTATGTTAAATCTCTGGTTTTTGCAGTGGTCGGATTCGGCAAAAAGAGGGGACCTAACTCATCTGAGAAGTAAGAACTATGCAATTTAAAAAAGTTATTGTTTGaagcttttatggatttaatctgTATTTTTCCCTGTTTTTTTGTAATGTTTTATGATACTTATTTTTATCCACTGGtagtaaggatgaagttgaactTGAAGTTTTGTTATCTAAATattatgtgattttgatattaGTTAAGCTTAATTCTTGGTTCATTACGTATTTCTTTTCTGCTTCATCGCTGCTGAATTATTGCCATTTCAAATGCTTAAAGTTTTATCTATCTATTTGTGAGGTTTGAAATAACTGTATTTATCTGATTATTCATTTCTTTATCCATATTGATATAATTGTGTCTGGATTCATATCCTTGAAAATTTTGAGCCTTTGGTTGCTCGGCAAAGGCCTCGAGTATTTTGGTTCATGTTACATCATGTGATCTTATGAGTTTTATTACGTTTGATTTTTATTGGAATTGTGCGAGTCTTTCTTTGTACCGTTCGCGACCTAGGATTTTATTTTCT carries:
- the LOC107893322 gene encoding probable phospholipase A2 homolog 1 encodes the protein MLPNAVRFVTKFTFIYVFLTVSAVSAINDSQVCSRTCVAENCDTVAIRYGKYCGVGWSGCPGEKPCDDLDACCKIHDECVGNKGLIDVECHEDFKVCITKVQESGKVGFSRKCPINMVVPAMIKGIDMAILLSQLGNTKYDEL
- the LOC107893323 gene encoding 60S ribosomal protein L31, with the protein product MVEKTRGRKEEVVTREYTINLHKRLHGCTFKKKAPKAIKEIRRFAEKAMGTKDVRVDVKLNKHIWSRGIRSVPRRIRVRIARKRNDDEDAKEELYSLVSVAEIPAEGLKGLGTKVIDDDDE
- the LOC107893324 gene encoding 40S ribosomal protein S30: MGKVHGSLARAGKVRGQTPKVAKQDKKKKPRGRAYKRMQYNRRFVTAVVGFGKKRGPNSSEK